GGAAAACCCAGAGACCTGTGCTCAGCAAAGCGGTTCCTCGCTCCCCTGGCCCCTCTTCTGTTACAGATGCAACTGTGATCTCCCAGTTGGTTCGGGCACCTCGGCTGCCCTGTCCTCCGTCACTTTATCATTACACAGGAACAGGACCCCCAGCCAGGGTCCCATGTGCTTTCAGCGCCTCTATGTGAAGACCCACACGCTGAGTTCTCaatcctcccccccctccccgagagacacacacacacactgcgcgCAGCCTCGTTCCCACATGCCTGCAGTGGGTAACCCTGGGGTTCATGTGCAGCTTATTAATATAAGGAATCATCTGCCATAGCTGGGAAATATGGGCTCTCAGCCCCACATCATCCCATTTGAGGCCAGTAGGAAGCGGAGGAACACCTGCCGTCAAAGCTAGTTAGCAGGAAGGCCTGAAGAGAGGTCACCGCAGGCAAGGTGGGCAGGGCGTCTCCatggaggggatggaggcagACCCTGGCTAGCAGGCTGGGTTCAGCAGGAAGGGGGAGCTCCCAAGCCTGGCAGGGCTGTGCCATTGGGCGTGTATAAGGGAATGGGGCTgttggaaacagaagcagatgcCAGTATTGATACCGTCACTGAAGCAGATGCCAGTATTGATACCGTCACTGGAGCTGGACATTGAGGGAAGTTACAGATGTGGCTTGAGTGTGACCTTAACCATATGAGTCTCTTCTAGGCATTTCCTAAATTCATTCTCtgtaagctctcagcttcctcttctggACACATGGTTTTAACTCAAGATCCCATTTtatgacagaaaaaaatgctgGACCAGTCAATCCCTATAAAACCAGCAGCGGGGACCAGACCACAGGGCTCTGACAGCTAGAATTAAACAGCTCTGCTCAGGGGGTCAGGGGTCAATGGCACGCAGACTTCACTGGTGAACGGCCAACTGGAaaacttttgggtttttttttttttttgagacagcctccccggtgctgggattacaggtgtgtgccacactgccCGGGAGAAGCATTTTCTGCACCTATCCTGTCCCAAGTCACTGCATAGAATTGCTTGTTcccagaagttaaaaaaaaaaaagaaataaacctgaaaatacaatttttaaattggcAAAATAGTGTGGTGTGGTGACGGAATCCagaaaccccagcacttgggaggtgggagcTGGGATCGGTCATCCGAGCtacgtgagactctgtctcaaaaatgacaAAAGGTgacaaaaaaaatgtctaaaccTGTAACTGAAAGAGAAAGGAACCGTGGAGAGGTGTTCAACCTCATAACCAATATAAAAAACCCCAACTCTAAGAGATTCTACCAGCACCCACCTCACTACCAGTGACTCCTGGTGTTAGCGGGACAATAGCAGCCACCTTGCTCTAATAACCgctctctgacctctgacctctgaactGAGAATCGCAAACTTGTTGGTAAAAAGTCATGATCAGGAAACAGTATCATTACCCTGAAAAGTCTGCCCTTGAGAGTTGGAATAAAGATATGGTAGGCGCGGGAGGCTTGGGGGCAGCTTCCTCGGGGCTGAGTGTGGGCTGGACTGGCATTGGTTGAGACAGGAACAAGCTACAGTGAAGACAGGCATGGCTCCACCAGGGAAGAATGAGGAATTTGCCCGAAAATGGGATTCCTGCTGGGTAGCTTTTCTGCTCTAGGAGAAGGTGCCACCACATCtaggcaatcccagcacttgggggaggagcaggaggaacaAGAATTCAAAGCTGTCCTCAGCTACACTGGGAGTTCGAGGTCTACAAGGGATTTCAACTCAAAGGGAGAGAGAACCGGACTGAGGACAGCTCAGGATGCAGCTAGATTAAGCTGGGGTATCCTTGAGTGCGCTACAGGGGTGCACATCCCTCCAATTGATGCCCTCACCCTCATGTGATCCAGAAGCTAAGCCTGGCTGATGAGAGAGGCAAACGGAGTGGTAcccgcctgtaatcccagcagctggggaTACGGATGCAGGATGGATGATGAGGAGCACAGGGTGAGGGTTTCTACCCCTGCAcagcaagcttgaggccagctgcGGACCTTATCACCCACTCACTTGATCAATGACATTTCCTCCAAGCCTGTCATCTGGTGGAGCAGGAACTTGAGGCTCGGGGAGGAGTTAGCTAGAGTTAGATACAGCAGGTAAGAATCCGGGAGGTGCCACGTGTTTAATCTACCAGGgatggtggatctctgtgagttcaaggccagcctggtctacacgataAGTTTCAGGTTGGCCAGAGccatacagtgagaccctgccacaaaaaaattaataatagtaataacaacaataatagtaataataaaatcaGTTTTAAGCTTTGATTGGCAGGAAATTGCTGGATACATTTGAAGTAGAACAGAAACCAGAAAGCAGTACTGACCAGGTCCACAAAGGTAAAaggagaacaaaaacaaaaccatctcCAAGGGAGAAAATCaaaggcggtggtggcgcacacctttaatcccagcagcactcgggaggcagaggcaggcagatctctgtgagttcgagaccagcctggtctacaagagctagttccaggacaggctccaaaaccacagagaaaccctgtctcgaaaaaaaaaaaaagatagagctGAAccggactggagagacggctcagcggttaagagcactggctgctcttccggaggaacCAGGATTgattccaacacccacatggcggctTAGGTCCGTGTGTAGCTCCAGAACCAGGGTGTCTGatgctccttctgcttctgagggcaccagacacacatgtggtacacagacgtaTAGGCAGGTCagacacccatacatacacaagtttttaaaaattaaagaaattgagAGGCAGAAGGAATTTTCTGGCGTCCTTAGGTTCTGTGGCGCTGTGGACAGACGGCAACAACGCTGTCTCCTGCCCATTCTCCCCGTGAAGGTCTTCTCAGCATTCGTCAGGTACTAAGATTCACAGGAGGACTGGCAGTGCTGGCCAGTGGTTAGAGcgcttacccagcatgcatgagGGGCTGGCAGCTAAAGCTCTGGCCGCACAGTATGAGGGCCAGAGTtctgatccccagagcccatggaaAGGCCAGGGAGACGCGGTGGCCCACTGGTAACTCCAgcctcagaggtcagagaggggCAATGCTCGGAGCAGGCTGGCTCGCAAGACCAGCCACGTCGGTGAGCTCTAGGTCTGAATGAGAGCCTCTGTCTCAGTGTGTAAGGTGGaaggtggaaggaggagagaggattcCTTTATCTACCTCCCAAATGGCTGTGtaaccacacacacgtgcaaaagcgtgtgtacatgtggaaaatgaaaagagaagacagagcacacacacatacacacacacaacagtcgTTGGGGTTACAACAGCTCTTCAGGGGACACCATTGCTATCCTTCACTGACGTGAAGAACAGAGACAGCAAGTCACTCATCCAAGAGCACACAGTGAAACTCAGACAGCCGTGCGGTCTTTGTCAGTCAGTACAGGCTCTTAGAAACGACATGGTCTAGGCGAAGAGCCAAGGCCTGGGACAAACTGGATGGTTTCCCTTAGACTCTGATACAGTATGAAAATCGGAGATGGCCTTGCCAGTACCAAGCTAACTTCATGAGTTAGGCTCAGCTGCCGCCAGAGCCACCCACACACAGCCGTGGTCGTGTGCCGCCAGCCCCCACCATCCGCCTGGGACAGTGCCCCACAGCTGCCCTGAGAGAGTTTCTGAGGATACTGAACGCGTACTTGGAAGACATGTGTGTCTCTGCCCTTGCGGGCTGCTCTGCTTCACCTCAGGATCAAAGAGGACGTCTGTACTAAAGTGATCAGACCAATCAGAGAGCAGCTAGAGGCAGGCCCTGCTAGCCCTGAGCTGATTTCCCAGAGGGCTGAAAGTCAAACAGCTTCACTGGCGACATAGCACGGAGGGAACCAAAGGCACATGCAACTCCTCAACCTCTTTATTGGTTATTGAAGATTCTCTCTACCTCCCTGTCTTATGTGTTTACATAAGTTGGTGGGATAAAGCCATCATCAGCTATGCTGAGATCGGGGGACAGAAGCTGGGACAGCTGGGAGAGGGactttcccacttccctccctgaTGGGCTGTGTCCAGGACTGAACCTGAATGACAAGCCACCCAAGTCGGGGGTCCAGAAGCAAATCCCACAAGTTAACCGAGTTCAGTGGGCTGGCGTGCGGCTTGGCAGTAGAATGCTTTCCTAGTATGGGAGGGAGAGGTCAAGCTAACGATAAGAAATAAGGTTTATTTCTTCAAAGTGGGAAGGTAtgaggtggtggtgggtggtgcccTGGGCTCCTGGCTCCGTCTCTTCTGGATGCAAGTCCAGGCTCAACAGAACCCTCAGCCGAGACACCTGCACACTGGCACACACCCTGAGGGATCCCAGGGACTTCTGCTCCCATGAAAGGCCCTGCTTAGGCACGAGAACCCTGGGCATCCCTGATGGCAAGGCCTGTGCTGTTCCAAGCTCTGGTCAGGAAGAATCAGTCTGCGGGGAGAGCAGGGTGCAGGAGCGTCACCAGGACCCTCTTCCCCTGAACCCCGTCATCTCACAGTCACTCAGCTGAGTCCTCGATCTCAGGCCATCCCCTTtgtatttattctctgtgtctttcacGTCATACATCTCCATTCTggtcatttccccatcccttcgtATCCACCTCTGCCCTTCCAAGCATCTTTCCTCAGGTCCTCATGTCCCCTCACCCCCTACTTGAAGCTATCTCTGTGGTCCCCAATAACTGTGTGTAACAGGGTCCCCATCATGCTGCACACAGGCCCCTACACCCAAGGGCATGTGTATGCCCCCCAAAGCAGAGGGGATCCTGGCACACCCACAGTGGCACACCCACACTGGCATCCTTGTGCCTGGTTCTCTCGCTTTCCCAAATGACTTACCGACTGAGCAAGGCTTCTGGGACCAGATGAAGAAGGCGATGCCCATGACGATGCCCAGCACACCCAGGCCGAAGGCCAAACCACACAGCACATTCTCTAGGAGCTCTGAAGGCAGGGGGTTCTGGGGTACTAGAGCAGAGGGAGTCAGGTCAGCCTGGAGGCCCGGCTGGGGGGCACTCTGCCCAGAGGGACTTGGGGATCAACAAGGGAGAACTGAGGCAGGGAAGCTTCAGTGAGACTAAACTGAAGATGTCCCAGCAAAAGAAGCCCCTCCCATGGGCTCGAGCCTTCCCACCCAAGGGACCAGACTTCCAGGGGAAAGGGCCTCACCCCAGTGGGCAATTGGTGTGTAGCTATCAATCTCGTGTGTCACGACGCAGGAGTAAAGGTCAAAGGGCTCCGGTGTGAAGTTTAAATAAGAGAAAGCCTGGAAGGTGAGCCCGTCGATGGCTGAGATGTACGTGGGGCTGGCCCCCTCCACGGGGACCAAGTGGTGTTGCCAGGTCACAGTCAAGGTCGGCGGAAAGAGGTTGCTGATGAAGCAGACCAGCGTGTTGGGCTTGCCGAACTCCAGTGGCTTCAGTGTGTACACCTCAGGCACAGGCAAACCTGGTGGCCGGGGGACAGGTgccagggaaagaagggaggcatTCAGACAGCGCCACTGTTTGGAGAGTTGAGACGCAAGGAGGGGAGGACAGAGGTGGAGCCGAGACAGATGGAGACATCTGGGGCTCTGGGAAGGGACTTCCCAGCAGCAATTGCAGCTAGGACCCTGTGGAGCCCTCTGCCTGACTTCCTGTCTGTATCCAGGttgacttcctgtctgtctgtcaccagGTTGGCGTCTGACACTGCCTTCTGGTGAAGTTCACCCCTGGATCCCTCTCCATTC
The nucleotide sequence above comes from Microtus pennsylvanicus isolate mMicPen1 chromosome 7, mMicPen1.hap1, whole genome shotgun sequence. Encoded proteins:
- the LOC142854261 gene encoding class II histocompatibility antigen, M alpha chain, with protein sequence MDHEQKSGAGLLQMLQLLWLLPHSWAVPAAPPPVLWDGLQNHTFRHTIFCQDGNPSMGLSESYDEDQLFSYDFSQNTRVPRLPNFAAWAQDQGDAAAISFDKDFCQVLVQQVGPKLEGVIPVSRGLPVPEVYTLKPLEFGKPNTLVCFISNLFPPTLTVTWQHHLVPVEGASPTYISAIDGLTFQAFSYLNFTPEPFDLYSCVVTHEIDSYTPIAHWVPQNPLPSELLENVLCGLAFGLGVLGIVMGIAFFIWSQKPCSVD